TACAATAAACCAAGGTTAGACTTCACTTTGTTATTCTCCCCTGGATGAAAATTGCTGCCTAGGTGCTTCAGTTCTAGATGGAGATTGCAGTTGAGACGAGGTCCACGATATGTTGTGACAGCAGCCATGGTTAGAGAAAGCAGAGAAGAAGTAGCGAGAGAAAACGGGTTTATTTAAAGGCTCTTAGAGTTAAAAAGTTTCTTCTGAAATTCTTTATTCCTGAATCCTGAGTGGTATATATACATGGATAATATTTATATATAGTTTCTATCCGAAGTAAAAATGGAGTTCGAGTCGAAAAAAGATTAAGATTTCTTAGATAAGTGATTTTCCAGAAATTCCAAGTTTGCATGGGACATTGTAGTTGGTCTCCGAAAGATTCTCTCGGTGCTCGCCCTTATTAAGTACAgtcgcttttttttttctttttccccgCGAGCTTGCTGAACGAATTCATTATGAACAAGGATAGGAGGAGGAGCCAGCAACGAAAGCCCAAACAAGGTATCATTTATGAGAAGAAGTGGGTTGTTAAACCTTACAATGATCTCCCCTCACAGCAACAACTAAATATTGATTTTTCAACCATTCCAGAATTCATCCAACCTTCTCTAGAATCAGCTCCGCCTCCCAAGTCTAATGGGTTTAATCCAAATCATCAACCCCATGTTGTCAAAAGAACAGAATCCGTAGTGGGTTTATCAGTTTTTATCAAGGAGGAGGAGGAAGTGCTAGGGAGTGAGAAAtctaaagatgaaattgatgatatTCTTAGTCGTTTAGAATATATTAAATTGTTAGCCCAAGAACCTAAATTGTCAGAAGAACAACTTAATGTTAATGATAAGTTGCAAGAAGAGGAGGTAAATATTTATAACTCCAAAAGTTGGTTTCTTTTGTTTCTCTTGCTCAACTTTCATAGTTAAGCATGCATATGGGAACAGTTGCGTATGCTTGTATTCGGGGAACTATATCGATGTTAGTACAATGATGATGACACACCAATGTGCATGCATGGAACCAAAATTTATTGGTGCATTCGGAACTATATATGGTTTATGACTTCCATTCCATCTATTAATTCTGTAAAGCAAGTTTTCTCTTTTTCATGTCAAGGTTGTTCTTTGCATGCAGATACTAGCAATGGAAGCTATATATGGCGAAAATGTCATTGTACTTGACAGAGAAGACGGCTTACAATCTTTCAAGGTTCCGCAAGCACCCAGTTTAATCAGCGTCGCAAATAAACTTATCAAACAATTTTGTTTTCTAAAtaattgaagtttttttttttctgcagATAAATATACATATTGAAGTTTCTGATAAATTTGTAATGTCTACTAAGACTGACTCATTTTGTGGAGAGGTCGGACTTGGCGGAATATGCAGTGAAGCAATTGAAATAGCTGATAATTTGAACGGATTCCTTCACTCCTTCAAAGTCCAGTATCTTCTCCCAATCGTATTAACATGTTTGCTACCCAAGGCATATCCTACCCATTCTGCTCCTtttttttaccatctctgttCAATGGCTGGATGCTATTAGGATATCTAGCCTGTGTGTCAAATGTTGGATACAATTTGGAAGGGTCAATCAGGGCAGGAAATTGTGTATCCATGGGTGGATTGGCTACAAAATTCATGTCTGTCCTACTTAGACCTTGATAACGGAATACTGTTTGCTTCATTTGAAAAGGCAGATGATACTGGAGACAGACGTGCCATTTCAGAAAATGTCTCTCCCGATGTGGATATACCTTCAATACTGAACTATAATGACGACAAACCGAGAAATTCTGCCAAAACCTACATGAATGCTGCATTTGTCTAAGTGGATATGCAGGTATCTCAAATTTGAAATTTGTAATTCATATTCTCGTTTGCAATCCACAACGTTATACTGTAGTATATTAAGTATTTCATGTTGCCCTGCAATGACGTGACGTTTCTCCTTCAACTTAACAGGAATCCAATTTGTAAGATTGCCATGTAAGCATTTCTTTTGTCGCAATTGCATGGAGACATATTCAACCATGCACGCAAAGGAAAGCATGGCAATATTATGTCCGCAAATAAAATGCAGGGAACTAGTTCCACCTGGTTTGGTTAAAAACTTGCTTGGGGATGAAAATTTTGAACAGTGGGAGTCGCTTCTATTTCAGAAGACACTTGATTTAATGTCTGATTTAGTCTATTGCCCCAGATGTGACATGGCTTGTTTTGAGGACGAGGACCACCTTGCCCAATGTCCCAAGTGCTTCTTTACCTTTTGTGGTCTTTGTAGAGGTCGACTTCATGTTGGAGCTCAATGTATGACATTAGAAGAGAAGCTCAAGTTCTTGCGGGTAACATATATATGGAGACTTAATCCAGAACATGTCTATTTCTAAGATCACTTGGATTTTCTCAAGTTATGTAAAGAGCTGATACTTTGTCATTACTTGCGCAGAATCGTCAGCCCTTAATGAAAACTCAACTACTGAGTAAACAACAGCGTAAAGAGATGGACATGATGAATCAGCTTTTCAATGTGGAGGAAATAATGCGCATTTCTAAGCAATGCCCTAGCTGCTTGATGGCAATCTCCCGAACAGCAGGTTGTAACCACATGCATTGCTCGATATGTCAGCAGGATTTCTGTTATAAATGTGGGGAGGCATATGACAGAGGTCACTGCATCAACAATTGTGGCATTTTCGACCGTGATCCCAATCGTCGAGAGACACAAGCAGAACGGTTGCGTCGGGAGCGTCGGAGGGAAGCCCAGATGAGACGATGACAGGCATTCCTGTTGCATCGGGAACGGCAGATGCTAAATCAGATACAAACTGAAAATCCAGCAAGCCATGCTCAGTCATGTCCAATTTGCCGTCAAATGAACGCGAAGGTGAGTGATGTAAACTTTTACAAGTATATATAAGGAATCCAATTAGTAATGTGGAATTTGTTATGAAAAGTCCTGGATGCTACACTGACATAACTATTTTGTTGCAAATGAAACAGGTAGCCAATAACAACCATATATTCTGCTGGTCTTGCCAAAAGCATTACTGCTACTTATGCCGAAACATTGTTAAACGAAGCTCCCAACACTACTTACCCAAGGGTTGCAAACAACACTCAGCCGGATGAAATTTGGAAAtaactaaaactaaaattaattGCGTCGGTATCAAGATATTTATGTATGCATGTCCAAAGTAGTTGATAACTTTTACTGCATCAGTAATAGTTCATATGGTTTTGCGTTAGGCCTAAAAGGTAAGGCATGCATATTCATCATTTTAGACCATTCAATTCATTCAATCTCAATCTCTTTCTTGTTTCTTGTCTATGAATTGTATATTCATGGCAtcaaaatgttaataatattgtaCATAATAGATTCCGACTGACCGGAAAATATATAATGCTATCATGGTCTACGTGGGCATAGTATAAAGGGAGGCAAAACCTTGTTGTCAAGAGTAGTGAAACAAGTAAAAAGCACATAGTTcgtaaaacagaaaagaaaaaaaaaatcaaaaccttcCAATTTAGCCTCAGTACTTTAAAACAGTACCATTCTTGAATTGATGGTTCAATACAGCTTCTGCAACGCTCATGAAAGTCTAAATTCAGCATTGTCTGGACCTTATGAACTAAGACATGTAAGACAAGCAAATACTACTAGCTATTGATAACCTTAATTATGTTAAAGATGCAAATCAAAATTGTTCTTTTGGAATCCAAGTTACTCCTTCGGAAGGATCTTGAAAGTTGAAAAGCGTATAAAAGATGTAACATTTAGAAAATTGGGGACTCGTTATCTCTCTCAGCAGTTGGTATAAAATTAGATTATATAAATTGAATATATATAGAGATGCAGATGCATATCAATGATACAGGAAGAAAATGTGGATGACTAGTAAATTTACAAAGTTATAGCATGACCTGAAGTAATTTCCAACCAAAACCACCATCAAGACAAAGGGACCTCACAGCCGAAGACAAGTTTTTGTTTATAGATTGTTATTATCAACACTTGTTAATGTCTAAACCAATGTTCTGCAGTCATCTTAAGCTCCCGACATCCCTCAAAAGAGATATTGGGGGGCCCAAACTGAGCTTATTGCATGACCGTGCACATAGTATACAAGAGTGCTTACTCTCTGGCAGCCTCGAGATCAAGCTGAAAGGTGTTTCAAGAAGCATCTGAAAGCAAAATCTTAATCAATTAAGGTCTGATAAAAGAGCCACACGCAATCAatgttggaaaataaaaaaatgcaTTTTCCTGAAGAGCAGAATCAAGTCCTGGAGATATCTCGTCAGCTTACTTGCAAGGAAATCCATGATGCCTGTTTCGCAGAATGGAATAAAAGCCAAGTGTGCAAAAAGAAGACCTGCTCCATAGCTAATTTATAGAAAGTAACAAAATAGGAAGGCAGAACCTTGAGAGGTGAAACTTGAAGCAATAAACACTTTGTTTGATGGTATGAATAAATTGAGAGCTTTACATGTCATCTGCTATTCAGAGTGCTCTTTCCTCCACCGGATTGAAAGCAGAAGCTGATGATGTACATCCCCAAAGCCTATCTGAAAGTGCTCCAGAACTTTCTTCTAGGGTTAAATTCCTTCGACAAATGAAATTCAAGTAGCACATATATTCTTCTTAAGGTTAGGTGTGAGTGATGATACCGATTAATACAGAAACATTTAACATGCTGAAGCTTTTTTGGGTGGCAAACTACCATTTCCTCAGTCAAACATTTATTACAGGACCAAAACCAAAAAGAATTCGATAGGCTTTGGGGATGTACATCATCAAGTCAACCAAGTTTCTTTAATTTCTGATGATGTACATCCCCTAGCAAAAAGAATAAACAATCCGCTGCAACCCTGCAGTAAACAACCAAGGTCCTagcaaaaataaaatgaagaaaaaaggGTCCAGAAATCTTGCGAGAAATGGCTTAGAAGAACAGATGTGGTATAATCACATGCAAACTCTGGAACAAGATGATTTGATTGGGAAGAAAGAGATGAACTGTTTAGAATGTACACATGTGCTATCAAACACACAGCACGGCCTCTCTAATAAAATAGGTTGATTTCCCTCAAGGCGGAAAACGCCCTTGGCACAACAAGAACGTGATGCCGAAACATTTGTTATAAGGTGACAAATAACTGTCTAATCACTCTAGTTCCTTCTCAGCTCAATGTGTCACGCAGTTTAAGTAACAAGCATTATGGGCGACCTACATGTATTGTTTGAGATGAAGAAATTGTCCAGAAATGTGTTGATGTTTTACATTCTTGAAAAAACAGTAACATATGACTATCCAATGGCAATTGGGGCGAAGTGAGATTTCTATCATCATAAATGGACGAGAAATCAACAATCTATAATTAAAGATCAGTGTCTTCAGTTTGAATATTTGATAGATAAAAATGAAGCCTAGATGCAGTCATGTGGACAAAATTACCTCCTCGTAACAACCCACTCTTGCACAGGCAACTTTCAGTGCCAGCCCAAAACAGTTGAAGTTCCTCGATTGCTATTTTGCTTCGCCAACAACTGCAATCAAATCTCGTTGACCCAAAATTGATCTTACACCAATTTGCTAATCTATGACATACAAGATACAAACATACACAACAAAGAAGTTAGAAGCAGATAAATTCCCTGAGTAAAATGTTATCACAGATCTAACTCATGTAATCAAGAATTTGTAATTAGTGATTCAGAAATTCTAGCAGATAGGACCATTTGATGAATGGTACAAAGTGACAGTTTGCGTAAAAtttcaacaaaaccatcaaccacaCCTATATTGCAATAAAAACTCTAATCATCAGGTAACATTAAGCAGGGATCAGCAAGTAGGACAAGATGCACATTGATTAAAAACAATAAGATTTCAAATTTCTGGTTGATATTCAACCATTACACTCTTATCAATCAAGTTAATATCCCAAAAAGAACAGCGAATTTAGACCTaatttcaacattttttacaTAAACCTAACGAAATTAACGAAATTGAAATTAGATCCAGTATTTGATACCAACCCAAATCTTCATCAAAGAAAGAGTTTGGGTAGATAATATATGAGTTAAGCAAAAACATAAATAGAAGAGCAGCGAAGTTAAAGAAACAAATTTAAGTAAACTCAGGAATTCGATACAGAAttgaaacagacaattatagctgaTTTCCACTGCTACTCCAAACATTTCACATTCATCAAGTCAATTTCAAAGATTACGAATTGAAACCCTAGTCTCAACATTCTTTACAAGATAGAAAAAAACAAACCCTAACCCCCAAATCCGTAGAGAGTTCTTCCTTGTCTCTTGAGAGCATAGACAACATCCATAGCAGTGACAGTCTTTCTTCGGGCATGTTCAGTGTAGGTAACAGCATCACGAATCACATTCTCAAGAAAGATCTTAAGAACACCACGAGTTTCTTCATAAATCAAACCACTGATGCGTTTGACTCCACCTCTTCTTGCTAACCTTCTGATAGCTGGTTTAGTGATTCCCTGGATATTATCTCTCAACACCTTCCTGTGCCTCTTTGCTCCTCCCTTTCCCAAACCCTTTCCTCCTTTTCCTCTTCCTGACATTATTTTTTCTCTCTACACAAATTTGTCTGCTGTGAATTTATGATTTCAACgattttgattgtgtgtttgtTGTGTTTGTTTCCCAAAGAGATGAGATTTATAAGTTCCTTGGTTCGATTATGTCTGTTAGATTGGAGGCCAATCCGTATGAGAGTTGTGTTTTATCTATTGATCGTTAGATTAGAAATTCTCGAAGTTGATTGGTCCGTATAATGTTGTTCGGATTGAGAATTGAAAGTTGTTTGGTGTATAAAAGTAGGAGATTGTTGACCGCTAGATTGATACTCGATCCGTGTTCTATTTGCCTAGATTTGGTTCGTTTGCATAGTTTGATTGTGGAGAGAGTCCACAGTGCTCGTGCTTGTAGGCAACAATATTGCTGAAAAGTAATTACGGTGGGATTGAAGTATAGTCGATTTCTATTCCAGTTTAATTGCTtccttagagcatccacaatcaCGATCATAATTagggactatacccaaatttggtcaggaTTGGAAGCGTAGTGGAACAGACTATAAgcatatttggtctggattttagggTTTGAGACTAAAACTAGTTGTCAACCCAGACCAAACCCAAGTATAGTGGGACGAAGATATAATGAACGTATGGTTTAAGCGTAAGTATAAGGGCCGCTTGACAGTGGGGCGTTTATTAAAAGGGCGCTTGAGATGGGGCGGTGATATAAAGGGCGCTTGATTGAGGCGAGAGTATTATCAGCGCCTGATTGGGGCGAGAGTATTATTAGCGCCTCACATCAAGCGCATATACTATCACCGCCCAACATATACAATAATTACTCCCCCAACAAGACGTTTGCTATAAGTCCGCCTGCTGATCGGGCGTAGTATTTCATTTCCGTCTGCTGATTGGGCGTAGTCTTTCATTTCCGTCTGTTGCCAGGCGTTAGTAATACTCACGCCCAACACCAGGCGTTCAAAATACATTCGTCCCATACATACGCCCACAATACCAACGCCTGACCATTGTACGCTCATTGTATATCCGTTCCATTTCATACGTTGTTATTTTGTTCGCCTGACTAAATTTTAGTCTTTCACCACTACGCTTGACCTCTGAAAATGCCAAATAAATTTAGCTTTTGGTATGGCGTTTGGTCTTTAGTCCCGTTTATGATTGTGGTTGCTCTTACATGGATAAAATTGAAAAGTACAAGTGTATATGGTACCACTTGCCTGTTTAACTTTCACGATAAAAATATTTTCCGGAATATAGTTAAACTTTCGAACTAAAATTACTTGGCGAGAtcggggtatacccagattaattgagatatacccaaatttaaatggactAGTGCCCTTACTAAGGGGGGCCAAAACGTGGTAAAGTTACTTTAGTACCCCTGCACTAATTAACCTAAAactaaaccctaaacttaaaaactaaaaattgtttaatcTTCCTCTAATCTATCTTCTCTAATCCCTCTCCTCTTCTCCCTCCTTCATCTTATTCTATCcaaccaaaattttcaattttgattttctaCAAAAAATGGTTGATTCTAAACGATCCAGTAGCAAGAGAGATTCAGCAGGTAACATGAAAAGATCCAAATCAGAGGGAAGAGTTGGAACGAGTAAACCAAAGAATGCAATCCTTGAAGATGCTGAAAAGAAACCTCTACGGGCGAAGAAAAGATTGtaagtgatttctaaactcaaACCTGTTATTCTGATGTGTTGtatgattgttatattaggttagacAATAACCAGGGCCGGCAGGGTATAATAACCAACCATGCCGACAAACATCTAGTCGGCATTGTATTAGACTTGTATCATGCTGACTTTAGGTCACAGAAACCTTAATTTCCTGAGCTAACCGTCGGCATCTTTCTTGTATAGGACCTTGTCGACTGTGTGTTGGTCGGCTTGGTATATGATTACAACCTTGCGGAGTAAGTATTAGTCAGCAATGTATAGATTCTCGACCTTGGCGACCATATGACCAGAACTATGTTTCAATGTGTAAAAATTTATATCTTTTATTTGTGCTTTGTTTAGGTTCccagaggaaaaaaaagaagatctaCCTTGTCTTGTTAACAATGCAGAAGAGCTATTAGGATTTGTTGACGGAATCTCAATTTAGAAGatcctaaagatgaaactgaagagaattGCCCGGTAAGAAAGTTATGTTCGATGGGTAAGGAAAATCTTGAAGAATTTCTAAGGTTTATGAACAGTCctagcaatcccctcaactatgaagaatgcacatcatcagaggaggaagaagaggaggttgatccAAGAACTTTTTTCAGGGCATGTGACTTTTCTGGAGTAAACCCCTGTTACAACGAGGCCGATGACTACATAGGTCCATATAAGGGAAAAGCAAAAGTTGATGCTGGTGAAAAAACTAGTGATGGTGAAAAATCTAGTGATGGGGAGGATGTGAAAAGCTAGTGAtggtgaaaaagctagtgatagggaggaagataacaacaatgaGAAGGATTCATGAAATTTTTAAACTTTATTATGTTTTACTTGCTTTAGAAACTTAGATTATGGTTTGAACTATTACATTATGTTTTGAACTGTTAGtttttggttttagacttgttaaacttatgttaattttcaatttcagttgttttagaacttattcttttttttttgtgcagtTTTAAAAAATATTAGAGTTGCAGTAAGTCGGCATGGTTTGTAAGCCCGACCTTGCGACCATCCCATGCTATATGTTATAATGATGTCAGGGATAGGTAGTCGGAATGGTTTGAAATCTAGACCTTGCCGACCTAAATGTTAGTAGTataaaaatattactttttaGGTACAAAGTACAAGCCATTGGATGCTCAACGGCtataaatttcaaaatcaagatattaggtgtgttgttattataaaagcattctcaacttcatcttcaacattgcataaagaatggaagtttcaagtgcaatacaaccaaatatttgtagtctttgtacactaagtggtcattttgcaaacgactgtccctttgaaggaagcaaatgcactattgaaggttgtaagggattcttatttttcatgaaatctgCATTAGAATATGTATATCAGccgtatgcttcaaaatgcacttgttgtgggtttttctattggatagatga
The nucleotide sequence above comes from Papaver somniferum cultivar HN1 chromosome 8, ASM357369v1, whole genome shotgun sequence. Encoded proteins:
- the LOC113303785 gene encoding histone H4 translates to MSGRGKGGKGLGKGGAKRHRKVLRDNIQGITKPAIRRLARRGGVKRISGLIYEETRGVLKIFLENVIRDAVTYTEHARRKTVTAMDVVYALKRQGRTLYGFGG